The following coding sequences lie in one Listeria ivanovii subsp. londoniensis genomic window:
- a CDS encoding ATP-binding cassette domain-containing protein: MEIRKITKKMEDKTVLKDISFDLKGGEVTALIGRNGVGKTTLFSTMTGIYLPDDGDVFLDGKSIYKHPEVKRDLFFLEDNMNHYNTYSVHAVVKIYKNIYTTFDEHLFNDLMKQFELPMKAKLMSFSKGRKALFFIILAFSLNVRFLLLDEPMDGLDVIIKKQILNLIKDTVKMRETSVVIASHRLDELEAIADRVIVLKGASVELDYYLADMRDNSVKIQVAFKTKIIPGFVKEKARLLYRNGRIYTLLVTENASEFVQQLRQEDPILYEEMAITIEDIFTIYLTNDKIDYYEI, from the coding sequence ATGGAAATTCGAAAGATAACAAAAAAGATGGAAGACAAGACAGTACTGAAGGATATTTCATTTGATTTAAAGGGTGGGGAAGTAACCGCGCTCATTGGCCGGAATGGAGTGGGGAAAACAACACTTTTTTCAACGATGACGGGGATTTACTTGCCTGATGATGGGGATGTTTTTTTAGACGGGAAAAGTATTTATAAACACCCAGAAGTGAAGCGTGACTTATTTTTTTTGGAAGACAATATGAACCACTATAATACATATAGTGTGCACGCGGTTGTTAAGATTTATAAAAATATTTATACGACATTTGATGAGCATTTATTTAATGATTTAATGAAACAATTTGAGCTCCCGATGAAAGCCAAGTTGATGTCTTTTTCAAAAGGGAGGAAAGCTTTATTTTTCATTATTTTAGCTTTTTCACTAAATGTTCGGTTTTTGCTTTTGGATGAACCAATGGATGGTTTAGATGTAATAATAAAAAAACAAATTCTAAATCTTATTAAAGACACTGTTAAAATGCGTGAAACAAGTGTGGTTATTGCTTCTCATCGGTTGGATGAGTTGGAGGCTATTGCGGATAGAGTTATTGTATTGAAAGGTGCAAGCGTGGAGTTAGACTATTATTTAGCTGATATGCGAGATAATTCGGTAAAAATTCAAGTGGCATTCAAAACGAAAATAATACCTGGTTTTGTGAAAGAAAAAGCGAGACTACTTTATCGAAATGGGAGAATATATACACTATTAGTAACAGAAAATGCTAGCGAGTTCGTACAGCAATTACGACAAGAAGATCCTATTCTGTATGAAGAGATGGCGATCACGATAGAAGATATTTTTACGATTTATTTAACGAATGATAAAATTGATTACTACGAGATTTAA
- the gshAB gene encoding bifunctional glutamate--cysteine ligase GshA/glutathione synthetase GshB, whose product MIKLDTTMLDYFKENPTLRKHLFSGHFGLEKENVRVTANGKLALTPHPAIFGPKEDNPYIKTDFSESQIEMITPVTDSIDTVYEWLENLHNIVSLRSKNELLWPSSNPPILPAEEDIPIAEYKTPDSPDRKYREHLAKGYGKKIQLLSGIHYNFSFPEVLIDGLYSEISLPEESKQDFKNRLYLKVAKYFMKNRWLLVYLTGASPVYLADFTHTKNEETFADGSSSLRNGISLRNSNAGYKNKEALYVDYNSFDAYISSISNYIEQGKIESMREFYNPIRLKNAHTDQTVESLAEHGVEYLEIRSIDLNPLEANGISKDELNFIHLFLIKGLLSEDRELCENNQQLADENENNIALNGLAQPAIKNCDNEEIPLSEAGLLELTKMNDFIRVLLPNDTYFTSIIEKQKERLKHPEKTIASQVINHAKTTGYINFHLYQAKAFMEKTEELAYKLIGAEDMELSTQIIWKDAIARGIKVDVLDRAENFLRFQKGNHVEYIKQASKTSKDNYVSVLMMENKVVTKIVLAENGIRVPFGDSFSDQLLASEAYPLFKDRQIVIKPKSTNYGWGISIFKNTFTLEDYQAALNIAFSYDSSVIIEEFIPGDEFRFLVINDKVEAVLKRVPANVTGDGIHSIRELVNEKNTDPLRGTNHLKPLEKIQTGPEETLMLSMQKLSWDSVPASGEIIYLRENSNVSTGGDSIDYTAEMDDYFKEIAIRATQVLDAKICGVDIIVPRETIDREKHAIIELNFNPAMHMHCFPYQGEQKKIGDKILDFLFE is encoded by the coding sequence ATGATAAAACTTGACACTACTATGCTTGATTACTTTAAAGAAAATCCTACTCTCCGGAAACATTTATTTTCTGGTCATTTTGGTCTGGAAAAAGAAAATGTCCGTGTCACTGCTAATGGCAAATTAGCACTTACACCACATCCAGCCATTTTTGGCCCAAAAGAAGATAATCCATATATTAAAACCGATTTTTCCGAGAGCCAAATTGAAATGATTACACCAGTGACAGACTCAATCGACACGGTATATGAATGGCTTGAAAACCTTCATAACATCGTTTCCTTGCGCTCTAAAAATGAGCTGCTTTGGCCTTCTAGCAACCCGCCAATTTTACCGGCTGAAGAAGATATTCCGATTGCTGAATATAAAACACCCGATAGCCCTGACCGGAAATACCGCGAACATTTAGCAAAAGGATATGGCAAGAAAATCCAACTTTTATCTGGCATTCATTATAATTTTTCCTTTCCAGAAGTATTGATTGATGGGCTTTACTCAGAAATTAGCCTTCCAGAAGAATCAAAGCAAGACTTTAAAAACCGCTTGTATTTAAAAGTCGCTAAATATTTTATGAAAAATCGCTGGTTACTAGTTTACCTAACTGGTGCTAGTCCTGTTTATCTAGCCGACTTTACCCATACTAAAAACGAAGAAACTTTTGCTGATGGAAGTAGTTCTCTCCGTAACGGAATTTCGCTTCGTAACAGCAACGCCGGCTATAAAAACAAAGAAGCCTTATACGTTGATTACAATTCATTTGATGCTTATATCTCTAGTATCTCTAATTATATTGAACAAGGTAAAATCGAAAGCATGCGTGAGTTTTATAATCCCATTCGCTTAAAAAATGCCCATACAGATCAAACGGTCGAAAGCTTAGCAGAACACGGCGTAGAATATTTGGAAATCCGTTCGATTGACTTAAACCCGCTTGAAGCAAACGGTATCTCAAAAGACGAGCTTAACTTTATTCACCTATTTTTAATCAAAGGTTTGCTTTCCGAAGACCGTGAATTATGCGAAAACAATCAACAATTAGCTGACGAAAATGAAAATAATATCGCTTTAAACGGCCTAGCGCAACCAGCTATCAAAAATTGTGATAACGAGGAAATCCCACTTTCAGAAGCTGGATTACTAGAACTTACGAAAATGAATGACTTTATTCGTGTTCTTCTTCCAAACGATACTTATTTCACCAGTATCATCGAAAAACAAAAAGAACGATTGAAACATCCAGAAAAAACGATTGCTTCCCAAGTCATAAATCACGCCAAAACAACTGGTTATATCAATTTCCATTTATATCAAGCAAAAGCTTTTATGGAAAAAACCGAAGAATTAGCCTATAAACTGATTGGTGCCGAAGATATGGAGTTATCCACACAAATCATTTGGAAAGATGCCATCGCTCGCGGCATCAAAGTAGATGTTCTTGATCGTGCCGAAAATTTTTTACGCTTCCAAAAAGGTAATCATGTCGAATACATCAAACAAGCAAGTAAAACCTCCAAAGATAACTATGTCTCTGTTTTAATGATGGAAAATAAAGTCGTTACCAAAATAGTCCTAGCAGAAAATGGCATTCGCGTCCCATTTGGCGACAGTTTTAGCGACCAACTTCTGGCAAGTGAAGCCTATCCATTGTTTAAAGATAGACAAATCGTTATTAAACCGAAATCCACCAATTACGGATGGGGTATCAGTATATTTAAAAACACCTTTACGCTGGAAGACTATCAAGCAGCTTTAAACATCGCTTTTAGTTATGATAGTTCCGTCATTATTGAAGAATTTATCCCCGGTGATGAGTTTCGCTTTCTAGTAATTAACGACAAAGTAGAAGCAGTATTAAAGCGCGTTCCCGCTAATGTTACTGGTGATGGCATCCATAGTATTCGCGAACTAGTAAACGAAAAAAATACCGACCCATTACGTGGAACGAATCATTTAAAACCACTTGAAAAAATTCAGACTGGCCCAGAAGAAACCCTGATGCTTTCTATGCAAAAACTTTCTTGGGATAGCGTTCCAGCATCTGGTGAAATCATATACTTGCGTGAAAACTCTAACGTCAGCACTGGTGGCGATAGCATTGATTACACTGCTGAAATGGATGATTACTTTAAAGAAATTGCAATTCGAGCAACACAAGTGCTTGATGCCAAAATTTGCGGCGTTGATATCATTGTTCCACGTGAAACAATTGATCGTGAAAAACATGCTATCATCGAGCTTAATTTCAATCCTGCGATGCATATGCACTGCTTCCCATATCAAGGTGAACAGAAAAAAATTGGTGACAAGATTTTAGACTTCTTGTTTGAATAA
- a CDS encoding multidrug effflux MFS transporter, with protein MEKNIETKKVNLALLVCLVGFPQISETIYTPSLTEIAESYRVTLNLAQMTLSIYFLAFAVGVFFWGVSSDYIGRRKAMNFGIIIYIVGCLVCLFSSNISTLFIGRFIQAFGASTGSVTTQTILRDNYHDNDRHKLFAKISAALAFSPAIGPLIGGFIGQYYGFRMMFLFLVVMGMTLLLWSLKQLPETKMTAPASFCTKKIITIGKKIVFDRYTVAFGVLIGIFNGVLFSFHAEAPTIFIEAFHFSQSQYGLMGCIVAAATVLGAWLSSWRLKQQQLPTKIIKEGIHLAIIGSLSLGVTALVTASQSIQTILYILFISVLLAGVGMALPNCLSLALVKFQEAAGTAGAFLSLGYYVIVSICTFLMGLLHTGSLLVLPAFCLTLLLIGLFCIKTAPTHE; from the coding sequence ATGGAAAAAAACATCGAAACAAAGAAAGTCAATTTGGCGTTACTTGTTTGTCTTGTCGGTTTTCCGCAAATTAGTGAAACTATTTATACACCTTCTTTGACAGAAATTGCGGAGAGTTACCGTGTCACATTAAATTTGGCTCAAATGACTCTAAGCATCTATTTTCTCGCCTTTGCAGTTGGTGTATTCTTTTGGGGAGTTAGTTCAGATTATATCGGCCGACGTAAAGCAATGAACTTTGGGATCATTATCTATATTGTCGGTTGCTTAGTTTGTCTCTTCTCTAGTAACATTAGTACGCTCTTTATTGGGCGGTTTATCCAAGCTTTTGGCGCTAGCACGGGTTCTGTTACAACGCAGACAATTTTACGTGATAATTACCATGATAATGATCGCCATAAACTATTCGCAAAAATATCCGCTGCATTAGCATTTTCACCAGCAATTGGTCCGCTAATCGGTGGTTTTATTGGGCAATATTACGGTTTTCGTATGATGTTCTTATTTTTAGTAGTTATGGGAATGACCTTGTTATTATGGAGTCTAAAACAGCTTCCAGAAACAAAAATGACCGCCCCAGCTTCCTTCTGCACGAAAAAAATAATAACCATTGGTAAAAAAATAGTGTTTGACCGTTATACTGTTGCTTTTGGTGTGCTAATTGGTATTTTTAATGGGGTATTGTTTAGTTTCCACGCAGAAGCCCCTACAATTTTTATTGAAGCATTCCATTTTAGTCAGAGCCAGTATGGTCTTATGGGGTGCATTGTGGCGGCGGCGACTGTCCTAGGTGCTTGGTTATCCAGTTGGCGCTTAAAACAACAACAACTGCCTACTAAAATTATTAAAGAAGGTATTCATTTAGCTATCATTGGCAGCTTATCTCTTGGCGTTACAGCGCTAGTTACAGCATCTCAATCCATACAAACTATATTGTATATTCTCTTTATATCTGTTCTCTTGGCAGGAGTTGGCATGGCATTACCAAATTGCTTGAGTTTAGCGTTAGTGAAATTTCAAGAAGCTGCCGGAACTGCCGGAGCATTTTTGAGCTTAGGTTACTATGTTATCGTGAGTATTTGTACGTTCTTAATGGGGCTTCTACATACAGGCTCTTTGCTTGTATTACCAGCCTTTTGCTTAACGCTACTTCTAATTGGTCTGTTTTGTATTAAAACCGCACCTACCCATGAATAA